The Branchiostoma lanceolatum isolate klBraLanc5 chromosome 5, klBraLanc5.hap2, whole genome shotgun sequence region agtcctatcgttagtcactgacgaaagacagtggatactgtctgaaacgtctgactgtttcaaaatcttatccagttgcttgagtaattatttttggcgtagcaAGAATTAAACTTTAGAAGAAATGTATACAACGAAACTGATAATTACATACCGAGGAAAAGCTTGCAACAACGCCGTCTGCTAAGGCATGGATCGGATAGAAATGGTCGATAGTTTCTATTTTCCCTCTTGAacaaaaagcgtaaaaatatattttcgacCTCCTTGCTTTGACATCGTATGTCTTTCTCTTTCCATTTGGTGGTACGAACTTTCTCATCATTCCTTCCCTAGCACGAGATACCACTTACAACAGTCGAGCTGATTGAAAGAAAGACGAACGCTTTCGTTCGTAAGTGGTTAGGAGTGCCAAGATGCCTTTCAAGCGTTGCACAGGTAGGACACAACAAGCTCAGCCTCCCGTTTGTCTCAGTTACAGATGAGTTCAAACTAGAGAAGGTGAGACTTGCACTGGAGCTTCAGGGGTCAAGAGACAACTCAGTCAGAGCAGCCTACAAAGAACAGAAGACAGGCAGGAAGTGGAGAGTAGGCGAGGTGATAGAACAGGACGTCAGTAGACTGAGACACAAGGACATTGTCGGAGCTGTGCAGTATGGAAGACAAGGGCTAGGTTGGGGTGGAAAAACCCAGCGTTGGGAGCGAGCAAACCCCAAAGAGAGGAAACAGCTGGTAGTGGAAGAAGTTAAGAGAATGGAAAACGAGAAGAGGAGAGTGACAGCAGTAAGCCAGAAACAACAAGGTGCATGGGTTAACTGGGAGGAAGCCATAGACAGGAGATTATCGTGGAAAGATCTGTGGGAGGTCCAAGGCTGCAGCTTAAGTTTCTTGCTAAGAGCAGTATACGATGTTCTCCCTTGTCCACAGAACTTGAGCAGGTGGTTCGGGAAGGAGGAGTGCTGCCAACTGTGTGGAAAGGAGAAAGCGAACCTCAAGCACATCCTGTCAGCATGTACTACTGCCCTTAAGCAGGGGAGATACACGTGGAGGCACAACAACG contains the following coding sequences:
- the LOC136435993 gene encoding uncharacterized protein, which gives rise to MPFKRCTDEFKLEKVRLALELQGSRDNSVRAAYKEQKTGRKWRVGEVIEQDVSRLRHKDIVGAVQYGRQGLGWGGKTQRWERANPKERKQLVVEEVKRMENEKRRVTAVSQKQQGAWVNWEEAIDRRLSWKDLWEVQGCSLSFLLRAVYDVLPCPQNLSRWFGKEECCQLCGKEKANLKHILSACTTALKQGRYTWRHNNALRVLAVALEEERRKTRVEESAKAQKKVISFVKQGQKVVPGTKSKQTGGILNKGQLKMSVDLDTRLCFPRHICETTLRPDLVLWSEEAKAVIIVELTVPWEENIQAAFERKKLKYLNLKEQCEMKGWRTLLYPVEVGCRGIAGTSLARLCRDLAVGKKVMKKMAEEVEKSSFWLWTRRREKAWGKKMTS